From Candidatus Eremiobacterota bacterium, one genomic window encodes:
- a CDS encoding RDD family protein, with product MNSFPEEDPQDKPAAQDAPLCLRFPAFFLDTLPFFMMTQMFPLSSRPGINEGFIWIHCIGLASLKFFEAAFIACTGFSLGRWLFKVKLVDSQGRKPNFIAAFIYLMLECCISYPLIFPAFRMLWDREKGMWHDRMMKIRALNTGASLPADAFAPLPRLLSIGAFALVVGIVCFACLALFSLPCPGPLIIFSSEILERSSYQSFFSQISYVLAIAPSRTLWILYATVILSLVGVHFALNLRGKICITERSPSPHLTEAVNSVLTQQENMHRESKAFYWATGAATMILIYAAAYFTALHSNAFFLASHYRQAGLRFLCGQVKEPPLKDISAWNKFLKAHDMWLRDGEQKKTPPSPREDDLVNIPEQWRRDAREREARGGRLWQKWKPYMDIDIRRFIGDGGSFRAGSPPASEYRKWSDLKDRKIIVIKGKGERAEAFMEVKTDGISMVIEDLDIAPWNYSMCGDKNFNDILLFECLSAASRLSREWKMKGSFSISRALLQKARSKENQGPDEMITLKGWILEAFTYPGGGRR from the coding sequence ATGAATTCATTTCCAGAAGAAGACCCCCAGGATAAGCCGGCAGCACAGGACGCCCCACTCTGTCTCCGTTTCCCCGCCTTTTTCCTGGATACGCTCCCCTTTTTTATGATGACCCAGATGTTTCCGCTCTCCTCACGACCCGGGATCAATGAAGGTTTTATCTGGATTCATTGCATTGGCCTTGCATCTCTCAAGTTTTTTGAAGCCGCATTTATCGCCTGCACGGGCTTTTCTCTGGGGCGGTGGCTTTTCAAAGTGAAACTCGTGGACTCACAGGGGAGAAAGCCCAATTTCATTGCTGCTTTTATCTACCTGATGCTTGAATGCTGCATCTCCTACCCTCTCATTTTCCCGGCATTCAGGATGCTCTGGGACCGTGAGAAAGGCATGTGGCATGACAGGATGATGAAGATCAGGGCTCTTAACACCGGTGCCTCTCTCCCGGCCGACGCCTTCGCGCCTCTTCCCAGGCTCTTATCAATCGGCGCCTTTGCACTTGTGGTCGGAATAGTCTGCTTTGCCTGCCTGGCCCTCTTCTCCCTTCCCTGTCCCGGGCCTCTGATAATCTTTTCCAGTGAGATCCTGGAACGCTCATCCTATCAAAGTTTTTTTTCCCAGATCAGCTATGTGCTGGCAATAGCGCCGTCAAGGACACTCTGGATCCTTTATGCAACAGTTATTCTGTCGCTGGTGGGAGTTCATTTTGCCTTGAATTTGCGGGGAAAGATATGCATTACGGAGCGTTCGCCTTCTCCGCATCTCACCGAGGCTGTCAACAGTGTCCTTACGCAGCAGGAAAATATGCACAGGGAGAGCAAGGCCTTTTACTGGGCCACCGGCGCCGCCACGATGATCCTCATATATGCTGCGGCATATTTCACCGCCCTTCATTCCAATGCTTTTTTCCTGGCGTCGCATTATAGGCAGGCGGGACTGAGATTTCTCTGCGGGCAGGTGAAGGAGCCTCCCCTCAAGGATATCAGCGCGTGGAATAAATTTCTCAAGGCCCATGATATGTGGCTTCGTGACGGGGAGCAGAAGAAAACTCCCCCATCTCCCAGGGAAGATGATCTGGTGAACATCCCCGAGCAGTGGAGGAGAGATGCCCGGGAGCGGGAAGCCAGGGGCGGCCGTCTCTGGCAGAAGTGGAAGCCTTACATGGACATTGATATCCGCCGGTTTATCGGCGATGGCGGCTCTTTCCGGGCAGGGTCTCCTCCCGCGTCTGAATACCGGAAGTGGTCTGATCTCAAAGACCGGAAGATTATTGTAATCAAGGGCAAGGGGGAGAGAGCGGAGGCCTTCATGGAGGTGAAAACCGACGGGATTTCCATGGTCATCGAAGATCTTGATATAGCTCCCTGGAATTACAGCATGTGTGGTGACAAGAACTTCAATGATATTCTCTTGTTTGAATGCCTCTCCGCGGCATCCAGGCTCTCCAGAGAGTGGAAGATGAAGGGCTCATTCTCAATCTCCCGGGCGCTCCTTCAGAAAGCCCGTAGTAAAGAAAACCAGGGCCCCGATGAGATGATCACTCTGAAGGGATGGATCCTCGAGGCCTTCACCTATCCGGGAGGAGGGAGACGATGA
- a CDS encoding MBL fold metallo-hydrolase, translated as MAEALQEIIPITTGFSKAFLIRGQGNILVDTGAGKSFEIIGKALEAQKLRFTDISHIFITHCHHDHLSDLVKICVASGAQVAVHRLEAPSLRGGRNADVVPVTFAGKLFLLLAKLPPIADSLRFTGIEPHLQIDSELSLEEFGIRGMAIHTPGHTPGSVSYLLEGGEVIIGDLLMSWKPGGKPQYPMFATDLEALRGSIKNLLDRGARMFYLSHGGVCEASEIEKLLK; from the coding sequence ATGGCAGAAGCCTTACAGGAAATCATCCCCATAACCACAGGGTTCAGCAAGGCCTTCCTGATACGGGGGCAGGGAAATATCCTTGTCGATACGGGAGCCGGCAAAAGCTTCGAGATAATCGGCAAAGCCCTGGAGGCACAGAAACTCAGATTCACCGACATCTCCCACATCTTCATCACCCACTGCCACCATGATCACCTGTCGGACCTGGTAAAAATCTGCGTAGCCTCGGGAGCCCAGGTAGCGGTGCACCGCCTTGAAGCGCCGAGCCTGCGCGGGGGAAGAAATGCCGACGTAGTCCCCGTCACCTTTGCGGGAAAGCTCTTCCTGCTCCTGGCGAAGCTTCCTCCCATAGCAGACAGCCTTCGCTTCACCGGGATCGAGCCCCACCTCCAGATAGACAGTGAGCTCTCCCTTGAAGAATTCGGCATCAGGGGAATGGCCATCCATACGCCGGGCCACACGCCAGGCTCAGTATCATACCTTCTGGAGGGCGGTGAGGTAATCATCGGCGACCTGCTCATGAGCTGGAAGCCCGGGGGAAAGCCTCAGTATCCGATGTTCGCCACGGACCTGGAAGCCCTCCGCGGGAGTATAAAAAACCTCCTGGACCGCGGGGCCCGGATGTTTTATCTCTCCCATGGAGGCGTCTGTGAAGCTTCTGAGATAGAGAAGCTCCTGAAATAA
- a CDS encoding clostripain-related cysteine peptidase, protein MNIKDMSSHQMIHQPMGERKPRFPEKLDVTGEPKDQVEIQSSAVRFFADIPDEERTNWRDVVSGALLLTGLVAGSLTGPPSAVAVNAQMSPPAVERVMPNTEAPQRAKDPAAHIISHIDASEHIIEPFATSEMQQLENIKSAQGESVKVDAVMVRDTGNPYVKIGTGGAEGLMILAPSIGGWAISRKKSAAAGLLLMGIGGVLSYGIAKSGLGVEALRNIVSGAADLTSGEPVWNGTRVYNVQPNTTGAIDSKVVSQNEALKPDAKALTDFIASQMKEYPKSTTVVHMVGHGLSYHSSAGFDFKEYSKILNDATEQARRPVDLLVVESCLEGNVEAILGTFPNARYVIVSEESVAAGILPDLMKQALDEQLAQGPAGQERQIDAKQLGESMIKHGKEKSMLSTLALVDMEKVPAFGKSVDTFGTLLAEEAKAGRTAGIAEAVKNTPMYPQGSVTGDMGQKLGMGDLKQFAQNILRSYGDTSTGKGEVSQEASASPKAQEVRQAAREVLDRLGDAVPAVTTSGSYQGAGGLSIQLPISNLEKLDKTLKENKMTTFPESSAPQGWKDFVNAMGPHMTQPAPGK, encoded by the coding sequence ATGAACATCAAGGATATGTCATCACACCAGATGATTCACCAGCCGATGGGGGAGAGAAAGCCCCGTTTTCCTGAAAAGCTCGACGTGACGGGCGAGCCCAAGGACCAGGTGGAGATTCAGTCATCAGCCGTCCGGTTTTTTGCCGATATCCCCGACGAGGAAAGAACCAACTGGCGCGATGTCGTCTCGGGAGCCCTCCTGCTCACCGGCCTCGTGGCGGGAAGCCTCACCGGCCCACCGTCGGCGGTGGCAGTGAATGCCCAGATGTCCCCGCCGGCCGTCGAGCGGGTCATGCCGAATACCGAAGCTCCGCAAAGGGCAAAGGACCCTGCGGCCCACATAATCTCCCATATCGACGCCAGCGAGCATATCATAGAGCCTTTCGCCACCAGCGAGATGCAGCAGCTTGAGAACATCAAATCTGCACAGGGAGAAAGTGTGAAGGTGGATGCCGTGATGGTGCGCGATACGGGGAATCCTTACGTAAAGATAGGCACGGGCGGTGCCGAGGGCCTCATGATCCTTGCCCCCTCCATCGGAGGCTGGGCCATATCCCGGAAGAAGTCGGCAGCGGCGGGGCTCCTTCTCATGGGAATCGGCGGTGTCCTCTCTTACGGTATTGCAAAGAGCGGCCTGGGCGTTGAGGCATTGAGAAACATAGTCTCGGGTGCAGCGGACCTCACCTCTGGTGAGCCCGTATGGAACGGGACCAGGGTCTATAATGTGCAGCCCAACACCACCGGCGCCATTGACTCGAAAGTCGTGTCGCAGAACGAGGCCCTCAAGCCCGATGCGAAGGCCCTCACCGACTTCATCGCGTCACAGATGAAGGAGTACCCCAAGAGCACCACGGTGGTCCACATGGTGGGCCACGGCCTCTCGTACCATTCATCGGCGGGCTTCGACTTCAAGGAATATTCCAAGATCCTCAATGACGCCACCGAGCAGGCCAGAAGGCCCGTTGATCTCCTCGTGGTGGAGTCCTGCCTTGAAGGAAACGTGGAAGCCATCCTGGGCACCTTCCCCAATGCCCGTTACGTAATCGTGTCAGAAGAATCGGTCGCGGCAGGGATCCTGCCTGATCTGATGAAACAGGCCCTCGATGAGCAGCTCGCCCAGGGCCCCGCAGGCCAGGAGAGGCAGATAGACGCAAAGCAGCTCGGGGAATCGATGATTAAGCATGGCAAGGAGAAATCCATGCTGAGCACCCTGGCCCTGGTGGACATGGAGAAGGTGCCGGCCTTTGGAAAGAGCGTCGATACCTTCGGGACGCTGCTTGCGGAAGAGGCAAAAGCCGGTAGAACAGCAGGCATCGCTGAGGCAGTGAAAAACACTCCCATGTATCCCCAGGGGAGTGTCACCGGCGACATGGGCCAGAAGCTTGGCATGGGCGACCTGAAGCAGTTTGCCCAGAACATCCTGCGAAGCTATGGAGACACTTCCACGGGGAAAGGTGAAGTGAGCCAGGAGGCGAGCGCCTCGCCTAAGGCACAGGAAGTCCGCCAGGCTGCCCGGGAGGTGCTTGACAGGCTTGGAGATGCGGTGCCGGCCGTCACGACGAGCGGCAGCTATCAAGGAGCCGGAGGGCTTTCAATACAGCTTCCCATCTCGAATCTTGAGAAGCTGGATAAAACCCTCAAAGAGAACAAGATGACCACTTTCCCCGAGAGCAGCGCGCCCCAGGGCTGGAAGGACTTCGTGAATGCCATGGGCCCGCACATGACACAGCCTGCCCCGGGGAAATAA
- a CDS encoding thermonuclease family protein has product MKKTAFLLPILFLFLVSVAVAQEYTGKVVSVIDSSNISVVSNRGEAVVRLSCVMSPVAGQPFAEEAQKFLKDLILDKTVEVSVSWMDHDSRQVSKLTIEGKNAGVLLAGAGMAWYDRRHGEDGAIAQAQAEAKSRGIGLWSEPDPVAPWEFLTARRGILPDRTGTPTGAKNSSYGFNILENKGDVGTSWEKSTILFSTSPYYGNWRSWGGYSRYGY; this is encoded by the coding sequence TTGAAAAAAACTGCGTTCTTGCTGCCGATTCTGTTTCTTTTCCTCGTCTCAGTTGCCGTTGCCCAGGAATACACGGGGAAGGTGGTGTCAGTGATTGACAGCAGCAATATCTCCGTGGTGTCCAACAGAGGCGAGGCAGTCGTGAGGCTGAGCTGCGTGATGTCCCCTGTTGCAGGGCAGCCCTTTGCAGAAGAGGCCCAGAAGTTTCTGAAGGATCTGATACTCGACAAGACCGTGGAAGTGAGCGTGTCATGGATGGATCATGACAGCCGGCAGGTGTCGAAGCTCACCATTGAAGGGAAAAATGCCGGGGTGCTTCTTGCCGGCGCTGGAATGGCCTGGTATGACCGGCGCCACGGAGAGGACGGGGCGATTGCCCAGGCCCAGGCTGAGGCGAAAAGCAGGGGGATCGGCCTGTGGTCAGAGCCTGATCCCGTTGCTCCATGGGAATTCCTGACTGCCCGGAGGGGCATTCTCCCTGACAGGACGGGCACGCCGACAGGGGCAAAAAACAGCAGCTACGGCTTCAATATCCTCGAGAACAAGGGTGATGTGGGGACCTCATGGGAAAAGTCCACCATCCTCTTCAGCACCAGTCCCTATTATGGTAACTGGAGATCCTGGGGAGGATACAGCAGGTATGGTTATTGA
- a CDS encoding DUF2950 domain-containing protein, with translation MKKMFLYLIAVTVCALIGSGFLQAGEEAPSSAPAKQKVFSNDGEAIGMLLDALKTSSDEKLIELFGAENRDLLMSKDKVRDASIRKELYLLATEKLVKEHKGNDKIVFFLGKIKWPFPFPLVKEAAGWRFDSAAGREELLTMEIGKNELNAIACCRLYVKAQNEYADKDRDTDDVIEYAGKLESSRGKKDGLYWLTDPSKKEELSPLGPALAESEKYLANSRESDPYYGYYFKILTRQGAQAPGGAYDYTINGNLVAGYALIAYPSEYGTSGIQTFIVNQLGKVYHKNLGKDTMKIAGEIKEYNPDKTWKLVHEKGMLATD, from the coding sequence ATGAAGAAAATGTTTCTTTATCTCATAGCGGTAACCGTCTGTGCGCTCATAGGGTCCGGATTCCTGCAGGCCGGTGAGGAGGCCCCTTCAAGCGCTCCCGCGAAGCAGAAAGTATTCTCCAATGACGGCGAAGCAATCGGGATGCTGCTTGATGCCCTGAAGACGAGCAGCGATGAGAAGCTTATCGAGCTCTTCGGCGCAGAGAACAGGGACCTTCTGATGAGCAAGGATAAAGTGCGGGATGCCTCCATAAGAAAAGAGCTCTACCTCCTCGCCACTGAGAAGCTCGTCAAGGAGCATAAAGGAAATGACAAAATAGTGTTCTTCCTGGGAAAGATAAAATGGCCCTTCCCCTTCCCGCTGGTGAAAGAGGCGGCGGGATGGCGTTTTGACAGTGCGGCGGGGAGGGAGGAGCTCCTCACCATGGAGATAGGTAAAAATGAGCTCAATGCCATCGCCTGCTGCCGCCTCTACGTGAAAGCCCAGAATGAATATGCAGACAAGGACAGGGACACCGATGACGTTATTGAGTATGCCGGGAAATTAGAAAGCTCCAGGGGAAAGAAGGACGGCCTTTATTGGCTTACCGATCCTTCAAAGAAAGAGGAGCTCTCCCCCCTCGGGCCCGCGCTTGCCGAGTCAGAGAAATATCTTGCGAACAGCAGGGAGTCTGACCCTTATTACGGCTATTACTTCAAAATCCTGACACGGCAGGGGGCACAGGCTCCTGGAGGGGCTTATGACTATACTATCAACGGCAACCTGGTGGCAGGCTATGCATTGATAGCCTACCCTTCCGAGTACGGCACCTCAGGAATCCAGACTTTCATAGTCAATCAGCTCGGCAAAGTCTATCATAAGAACCTGGGAAAAGACACCATGAAAATCGCCGGGGAGATAAAGGAATATAATCCCGATAAAACCTGGAAGCTTGTGCATGAGAAGGGGATGCTTGCCACCGACTAG
- a CDS encoding serine/threonine-protein kinase gives MLKHGDVVNQRYRVARTIGGGSYGTVYMVEDLNEPGKAWAMKEVVEASLPEEERADAREMFSREAAILQKLDHPGLPAMTDFFSQGDCHYLVMEYIEGDTLETLLKIHGKPFTSDEVQKWAVQLAAILDYLHGQKPDAIIFRDLKPSNIMESSDGWVRLVDFGIARFFVPGKVKDTFLMGTPGFSPPEQYGSGQSDERADIYSLGATLYYLLTGDDVASFSFKFPPLSKKAQVPPWFEKVVMKCLAPNPGERYQSAAHVLSDLEHEAFGTVPPKRPQGPAKITPGGPVAIAFNAVLSIFWLFFMVSFIGCIVIGKSIYLLGIIPVFILMGAGISLVSTRFLGQPLQWYPTTLLEVIIIFIILVILGSALVPHTSRPRYLGQLTACKSNLKSIATALDMYQSHEGKYPLKLRQITPHYLEDLPRCPAADSGRYGYCRTKALDHFIVYCKGRNHEKAEINADYPQYDSVKGLIENRP, from the coding sequence ATGCTCAAGCACGGCGATGTGGTGAACCAGCGGTACAGGGTGGCCAGGACCATCGGCGGCGGCTCGTACGGCACGGTCTACATGGTAGAGGACCTCAATGAACCCGGTAAAGCCTGGGCCATGAAGGAAGTGGTCGAGGCGAGCCTTCCCGAAGAGGAGCGCGCTGACGCCCGCGAGATGTTTTCCCGCGAGGCGGCAATACTCCAAAAGCTCGATCACCCCGGCCTCCCCGCGATGACCGACTTCTTCTCCCAGGGGGACTGCCACTACCTGGTGATGGAGTATATAGAGGGCGACACCCTCGAGACCCTCTTGAAGATCCATGGGAAGCCCTTCACTTCAGACGAGGTGCAGAAATGGGCCGTGCAGCTCGCCGCCATCCTGGACTATCTCCATGGGCAGAAGCCCGACGCCATCATATTCAGGGACCTGAAGCCCTCGAACATCATGGAGAGCAGCGACGGGTGGGTCAGGCTCGTTGACTTCGGCATCGCCAGGTTCTTTGTGCCGGGGAAGGTGAAAGACACCTTCCTCATGGGAACGCCGGGCTTCTCTCCTCCCGAGCAGTACGGCTCCGGCCAGTCTGACGAGCGGGCCGACATTTACTCCCTGGGCGCTACCCTATATTATCTGCTTACCGGCGATGATGTGGCTTCCTTCAGCTTCAAATTCCCGCCCCTCTCGAAAAAGGCGCAGGTGCCGCCCTGGTTTGAGAAAGTCGTGATGAAGTGCCTCGCGCCCAACCCCGGCGAGCGCTACCAGTCTGCGGCTCATGTGCTCTCGGACCTCGAGCATGAAGCCTTCGGCACCGTCCCGCCGAAACGCCCGCAGGGACCGGCAAAAATAACGCCCGGGGGACCTGTGGCCATTGCTTTCAACGCCGTGCTGAGCATTTTCTGGCTTTTTTTCATGGTATCATTCATCGGCTGCATTGTTATCGGGAAATCGATCTACCTTTTGGGCATTATCCCGGTGTTCATCCTTATGGGAGCAGGCATCTCCCTCGTTTCCACAAGGTTCCTGGGCCAGCCCCTGCAATGGTATCCCACTACACTCCTCGAGGTGATAATCATATTCATCATACTTGTCATCCTGGGCTCAGCCCTTGTCCCTCATACGAGCAGGCCCAGATATCTCGGGCAGCTCACTGCCTGCAAGTCAAACCTCAAGAGTATCGCTACAGCTCTTGACATGTACCAGTCCCATGAGGGGAAATACCCCCTTAAGCTCCGGCAGATAACGCCTCACTACCTGGAAGACCTTCCCAGGTGCCCGGCGGCGGACTCCGGCCGCTATGGCTACTGCCGTACAAAGGCTCTCGATCACTTCATTGTGTACTGCAAGGGCAGAAATCACGAAAAAGCGGAAATCAACGCTGATTATCCACAGTATGATTCCGTGAAAGGCCTCATAGAAAACAGGCCATGA
- a CDS encoding M48 family metalloprotease, translating into MAESERKGAPSFAFRAAVAIALMIGFYALALGIVALSIYLPYAELHYANRIYPELLIVGIVMVYSILKGCIFISAPFVAPGPQVRGEDEPRLFQNIRDVAEKIKTRMPDAVYLIPDVNAFVAEVGGFMGMGTRRIMAVGLGLLAVDSVGSFKATIAHEFGHYLGGDTTLGGFIYRVRESMIRVVENLGDSWLAKPFEWYAMLFLRITHSISRQQELAADRASVEIAGKEAHIAGLRSEMKAGLLYSGFLDNEMAPIIEEGRFPSNLYQGLRTYMKSHHDEGLEEKLEKAIMEQKTDPYDTHPSLSERLAYAESLPDPHIKDEEEPALSLLKDPRAAEVEVSTFMASSIPVEKKLVPIEWDDVSHEVHVPRARRYSEEYLKQLREAYKKAQSPCEILITLMDEIKREDIVVLAERIIGGKAPAGTPPGEVKELAQSFLMSLLAMVTGAALTEKGGTWQTAVGKSLSVRFQGEECEIFKWAEEAVRDTSKMPELEKRLEALGIKAPSSPGS; encoded by the coding sequence ATGGCAGAAAGTGAAAGAAAGGGAGCGCCCTCCTTTGCTTTCAGGGCAGCCGTGGCTATTGCGCTCATGATAGGTTTTTACGCGCTTGCCTTAGGGATTGTGGCGCTTTCCATCTATCTTCCCTATGCAGAGTTGCATTATGCCAACAGGATCTACCCGGAGCTCCTGATTGTGGGCATTGTGATGGTCTACTCAATCCTGAAGGGCTGCATTTTCATCTCGGCGCCCTTTGTCGCCCCGGGGCCCCAGGTCAGGGGGGAAGACGAGCCCCGCCTTTTTCAGAACATCAGGGATGTTGCCGAAAAAATCAAGACCAGGATGCCTGACGCCGTGTACCTCATCCCCGATGTGAATGCCTTTGTGGCCGAAGTGGGCGGCTTCATGGGGATGGGCACCAGGAGAATCATGGCCGTGGGCCTTGGCCTTCTTGCCGTTGACTCCGTGGGGAGCTTCAAAGCCACCATCGCCCACGAGTTCGGCCATTACCTTGGCGGTGACACAACACTCGGCGGTTTCATTTACCGAGTCCGCGAATCAATGATCCGTGTGGTGGAGAACCTGGGAGACAGCTGGCTCGCCAAGCCCTTCGAGTGGTATGCCATGCTCTTCCTGCGTATCACCCATTCAATCTCGCGGCAGCAGGAGCTTGCCGCCGACAGGGCCTCGGTGGAGATCGCGGGGAAGGAGGCCCATATCGCGGGCCTTAGAAGCGAGATGAAGGCCGGCCTCCTGTATAGTGGCTTTTTGGACAACGAGATGGCGCCCATAATCGAGGAAGGGCGCTTCCCTTCAAATCTCTACCAGGGCCTCAGGACCTATATGAAAAGCCATCATGACGAGGGGCTTGAAGAGAAGCTCGAGAAGGCCATAATGGAGCAGAAGACTGATCCCTATGACACGCATCCTTCCCTTTCAGAGCGCCTTGCCTACGCGGAGTCCCTCCCCGATCCCCATATCAAGGATGAAGAGGAGCCGGCCCTTTCGCTTCTCAAGGATCCCAGGGCGGCAGAAGTGGAAGTCTCCACTTTCATGGCCTCCTCAATCCCCGTGGAAAAGAAGCTTGTCCCCATAGAATGGGATGACGTATCCCATGAGGTCCATGTGCCCCGGGCCCGGCGCTATTCAGAAGAGTACCTGAAACAGCTGAGAGAAGCCTACAAAAAGGCTCAAAGCCCCTGCGAGATACTCATCACCCTCATGGATGAGATAAAAAGAGAAGATATCGTGGTCCTGGCCGAAAGGATCATCGGGGGAAAGGCCCCTGCGGGGACTCCCCCCGGGGAGGTAAAGGAACTGGCGCAAAGCTTCCTTATGAGCCTGCTTGCCATGGTGACGGGCGCCGCCCTCACCGAAAAGGGAGGAACATGGCAGACTGCCGTGGGAAAGAGCCTCTCGGTGAGGTTCCAGGGCGAGGAGTGCGAGATCTTCAAGTGGGCTGAGGAAGCGGTCAGGGATACCTCGAAGATGCCGGAGCTTGAAAAGAGGCTTGAGGCTCTCGGCATCAAAGCGCCCTCATCTCCCGGCAGTTAG
- the bglX gene encoding beta-glucosidase BglX translates to MKRTAIILALVFTLMLSSHAAAGNAPPLYKTIFQRAGNNTGAKIEALLKEMTLEEKIGQMSLLACGCEVAVSGKKVSYKDEIRAGKAGALFGAYTAEKTRSLQRIAVEETRLGIPLLFGFDVLHGHRTIFPIPLAESCSWDLEQMERDARIAATEASAEGLHWTFAPMVDIARDPRWGRIAEGAGEDPWLACQIARARVRGFQGRDLSADDSLLACAKHYAAYGAAEGGRDYNTVDVSLRALRSIYLPPFRAAVAEGAATVMTAFNEFDGVPCTGNSFLIKEILKEKWHFTGFVVSDYAAINEMVNHGTAATERDASEEAVNAGVDMDMQSSAYRAFLEGLVKENRVSMETIDRAVARILTAKFRKGLFDDPYRFSSEKRQKEHVLRDSFAIEARRAAAKSMVLLKNDKALLPLAKGVKTIALTGPLADDRPALLGGWSAAGRGEDAVSIREGMGKRFKGTALLYAKGCSIEGESREGFAEALAMARRADVIVACMGESAAMSGEAASRASLDLPGVQRDFLMELKKTGKPIVLVLINGRPLTVAWEASHTDAMLEAWFPGIQGGNAIADVLSGDVNPSGKLTVTFPRSLGQIPLAYDGKNTGRPFDPFNRYTSKYLDMPTTPLFPFGYGLSYTEFRYSPVTLSSDELHLDDVLTVSVTVKNMGRFDGEEIVQLYLRDLVGSVTRPLKELRGFRKVLIPAGRERPVTFTLSAEDLAFYRRDMSYGAEEGQFEVFVGPHSQEGEGACFTLKGSATFPE, encoded by the coding sequence TTGAAAAGAACCGCCATAATCCTTGCACTTGTTTTTACCCTTATGCTGTCCAGTCATGCCGCCGCGGGGAACGCCCCACCCCTTTATAAGACAATCTTTCAGAGAGCCGGGAATAACACCGGTGCAAAAATCGAGGCCCTGCTGAAAGAGATGACCCTCGAGGAAAAGATCGGGCAGATGTCCCTTCTTGCCTGTGGATGCGAAGTGGCAGTCTCCGGGAAAAAAGTGTCTTATAAGGACGAGATAAGGGCGGGAAAGGCAGGAGCCCTCTTCGGCGCCTACACGGCAGAGAAGACCAGGAGCCTCCAGCGTATCGCCGTCGAGGAGACACGCCTGGGCATCCCTCTCCTCTTCGGCTTTGATGTCCTCCATGGCCACAGGACCATCTTCCCCATCCCCCTTGCCGAGTCTTGCAGCTGGGACCTGGAGCAGATGGAGCGTGACGCCCGCATAGCGGCCACCGAGGCTTCCGCCGAGGGGCTCCACTGGACTTTCGCCCCCATGGTCGATATCGCGCGGGACCCCCGGTGGGGCCGCATCGCTGAAGGTGCAGGCGAGGATCCCTGGCTGGCCTGCCAGATAGCCAGGGCGCGCGTGAGAGGCTTCCAGGGAAGGGATCTCAGCGCCGATGACTCGTTGCTTGCCTGTGCAAAGCACTACGCGGCATACGGCGCCGCCGAGGGAGGCAGGGATTACAACACCGTGGACGTGTCCCTCCGTGCGCTCCGGTCCATATACCTTCCCCCTTTCAGGGCCGCCGTTGCCGAAGGGGCTGCCACGGTGATGACGGCTTTCAACGAGTTTGACGGCGTCCCCTGCACGGGGAACAGCTTCCTCATCAAGGAAATCCTGAAAGAGAAATGGCACTTCACGGGGTTTGTCGTGAGCGACTACGCGGCAATCAATGAGATGGTGAACCACGGCACGGCAGCCACTGAAAGGGACGCAAGCGAGGAGGCCGTCAACGCCGGCGTCGATATGGACATGCAGAGCTCCGCCTACAGGGCCTTTCTTGAAGGGCTGGTAAAAGAGAACAGGGTATCCATGGAGACCATAGACAGGGCAGTGGCAAGGATTCTCACGGCGAAATTCCGCAAGGGCCTCTTTGATGACCCTTACCGCTTTTCAAGCGAGAAGAGGCAGAAGGAGCATGTCCTCAGGGACAGCTTTGCAATTGAAGCCCGCAGGGCAGCCGCGAAGTCCATGGTGCTCCTTAAAAACGACAAAGCGCTGCTCCCCCTGGCAAAAGGAGTGAAGACCATTGCCCTCACCGGTCCTCTTGCCGACGACAGGCCCGCTCTTCTCGGAGGCTGGAGCGCCGCAGGCAGGGGAGAAGATGCAGTCTCAATAAGAGAGGGTATGGGGAAGAGGTTCAAAGGCACGGCACTGCTCTATGCAAAGGGTTGCAGCATAGAGGGCGAAAGCCGTGAGGGTTTTGCGGAAGCCCTGGCCATGGCCAGGAGGGCCGACGTGATCGTCGCCTGCATGGGAGAGAGCGCCGCCATGAGCGGTGAGGCTGCAAGCCGTGCCTCGCTCGACCTGCCCGGAGTGCAGCGCGATTTTCTCATGGAGCTGAAAAAAACAGGAAAGCCCATCGTGCTGGTCCTGATTAACGGAAGACCGCTCACCGTTGCCTGGGAGGCCTCCCATACTGACGCCATGCTTGAAGCATGGTTTCCCGGCATCCAGGGAGGCAATGCCATAGCTGACGTGCTGTCGGGCGACGTGAATCCCTCGGGGAAGCTCACCGTCACATTCCCGCGGAGCCTAGGCCAGATCCCCCTGGCTTATGACGGGAAGAACACGGGGCGCCCCTTCGATCCCTTCAACAGGTATACCTCGAAATACCTGGACATGCCCACCACGCCTCTGTTTCCTTTCGGATACGGGCTGAGCTACACGGAGTTCCGGTATTCACCGGTGACGCTCAGCTCCGATGAGCTCCACCTCGATGACGTGCTCACTGTCTCGGTGACAGTGAAAAACATGGGGAGATTCGACGGGGAAGAGATAGTGCAGCTTTACCTCCGTGACCTTGTGGGGAGCGTGACGCGCCCCCTGAAAGAGCTCCGGGGCTTCAGGAAGGTCCTGATCCCTGCGGGACGGGAGCGCCCTGTCACGTTCACCCTCTCGGCAGAGGATCTCGCTTTCTATAGAAGGGATATGAGCTACGGCGCCGAGGAAGGGCAGTTCGAGGTCTTCGTGGGCCCCCATTCCCAGGAAGGGGAAGGCGCCTGCTTCACCCTCAAGGGGAGCGCCACTTTTCCTGAATAG